DNA sequence from the Manihot esculenta cultivar AM560-2 chromosome 11, M.esculenta_v8, whole genome shotgun sequence genome:
TCTTCTTACTGTCAGCTTACCATATTCTTTGTACTTTGAATTCTGTAGGGGCTCTTGTGAATGCTCTTGGAGCTATTGTCTTAGGTGCACCTGTTGGCATTGAGTATGTGGTGTAGCGGTCAATTGATTTCTATCTTTTAAAATACTTCTGAAAACAGAAATCAGAGTTGAGGTTGGAGGGGAAGGGTTATGTTCCATTTCTACAGTCCCCTAGATAATTTTTATCACTATCAGGTACTTAAGTCCCcctgaacaattaaaattttcatttatttgccTTTTTTTCTCTGATTTTTGATTGTGAAAGTAAATTGTTTGTGGTTGAAAAATTCAGCTGGAGTATTTAACTTCGATGGTGGTGGTCGCTGTCCAACCTCAACTATGATTAATGGTTTCAGAAATATGAAGATTGAAacatatgtatatgtttgatgtaTTACTGTTTTACATAATTCTAATAGGACATGAACATAATCTCTTGTTATCATTTCTTTTCAAGTACAAGAGTGTTTTGACTTTGCTCTTTTGTTATTGGAGACAGGTACTTGCCAAAGACCATTAATTGGTCTGTTCTTATGTCACTATGCACGGTAAGTATATACCATTGTTGTGTTatgctaatttattaattaaaactatTTGAAGGATTTAGTTTGAAAGTAATAAAAACCATCTATTTATTCTATTTTAACAAGTAATGTACTCCTTTATTTATCATTCCAAACTTTACTTATTTACAGAATGACTCTCCAAGTAGTTATTACATGCTAAGGTTCATATAAGTGAACTGATATTcgtattttgttattttattccAACGAGCTGTTTTTTCCTTCAAAAGAAAGAGTATGATTACCTTGCTAGCCAAGTTATTGTGATTTGATTGTGTTGTTTTCCCTTGTTAGTAGTGCTGTGTCTTTACAATATTATTAAACAATGTTTCTTGTGGCAGTTTGTGCCTGCAGCTTCTGTTTTTGGTTCATCATGGTCACATTGGCAGCGTATGTTTGCACATACAAAGTATGTTTCCAACATTGTAGTTCTTAAGGCTTTCACTTGACAATTAAATGCATGCAGGATACATGAACTTGGATATAACACTATGATACCTCAAATCAGTGGAAGAATCTGTGAAAATTTGAGGAATGTCTGTTTTACTTCCAAACTCATATCCTTTTTTAATACTAATCCTCTAGTCAAAGCAACATTGTCCAACATCAATTGATGATTTACCTCCATGTTTAGGCATTTAGCTATGCAGCATATGCTTCCTTATGTGTCTCCTTTTATCTTTAGAAAGAATTCGGTAAATGCATCTTTTTTCCCGATCCCTGCCTCTTTGTTTTCACAATTCAGTGCAATGAAACGATCACAATTTTGGGTTTGATGAGAACTTAATGGATGTGCAAGCCacattaaaataaatcataacgTGGTAATTGAAGTTGAGCAGCAAAGCAACCAGTTGAATATCTTAAGAACTTAAGTTAGTACTTAGTATTGTTAAAATTGAATCAATAAAGCTGCTATTTGAAATTTCTCCACCTGATTTTTGTGGTCCTCATGTAGAACTTAAAATTTTCTTCTTTAGGCCAAACGAACCTTTAGAGTATATGATTTGTATACCAGCACATGGGGCTGTAATTGGAGCATGGCTTGGGGCTTGGCCTATGCCACTTGACTGGGAAAGGCCATGGCAGGTACATTTCTCCCTGTAGTTCCTAATTTCGTGCTATATTATGCCTTCTGTCATTCTTTGATTTCATATCTCCTTGTGCATGTcataatactttatttttaagttgttttatctGGAATATGTTTCTCATTTCCCGACTCTATcccatttttttttccttctagtTAAGTTAGTGTATTGCATTTGACATTGTAAGCCTTGACTTCATTTGTCCAATGGATGAAAGaccatataaattattttactatatTCCCAGGAAACACTAAAACTTCGAACCATAATAACATGATTTAGATGTTAAATGATTTTGATGTCGACAAACTGATGTTGTCTCATACTGCTGAGGAGATTTTAGTGTTCCTGTAGACACTTCATCAAGGGAGCGGATGTTTGTGTGTGTATTACGTATGTTTCTAGTCACTAGGATGTTTGCTTGTGCAGAAAAGATGGCAATTTTGTACACAACAGGACTACAAACATGACATAGTTATTGTTTGATGTTTAAACCTGAATCCAATACAATTTGGCCTTAAAATTACACATTATGGCCTGTTCTAGAGATTACTGTTGAATATTTTGAGTTAAAAGATAAAACTATAGATGTTTAGACATAAACCTGAAGGTGACACAATTATCTATACAAACACCACCCTGGACCTGAATTGCTACCCTGTTGATATTGAAGAAGAGTGATACTGTTCTCAATATATACTGGCATAACGCTCATGGAAAACTGGACGTTCATTTATAGTTCTGCATGGAATGGATGAGAATAGAATagctatttctaactttatatcAAACTTTTAAATGTGGAATaaacttttcattaaaatttaagatgtataataattattatatacagAAGATAATTTTAAAACCAAAGTTCCACTTACAAGTGAAGGATAAGTATGGAATATCTTTTACCTTTCTACTCTATTTCATTCTGCAAATCAAATGAACCCAATATTTGAGAAAATAATCATCCCATATACTTGTATTTCTTCACTCTTTTGGTTCTTTCCTCCTTTTTCTTAATCCCTCAATCAACCTTGCCTATTACTTATTTTGAGACCTGAAGTTTATTATTTCCCATTGTAGGAATGGCCCGTATGTGTCACTTATGGAGCAATGACTGGGTACCTTGTTGCAATGGTAGTATCCCTTGGCTTTGTAGTTGTGCATGGTAGACGGCAGAATCTCAAACGGGATTGACAAGCTAACACATAACTTATTAATAGCTACACTAGTATGTATAGTATTTCTTGGGGACTTTGCTGAATACATTAGCTTCCTCTAATTtggataaattatttaaaagatttccagatttcttttgcattttaggTGGAGCAACTATCCTCATGCATTGTAGGGATAAATTGGAATgttgatttattttttgcaCGAACGAGAAATGGTTCATAGACTTCAGTTTATTACTTTGGTGtcaagaattttataaaaattcaattcaattgaattcttttctaataattttttagtttgaaaggaaagatttttttttttaattcaaaaaattaaaattttgtatgatttttgcaccaataattattaattatttatgcaaAAAATTATGTAGAAGATGATTTGATGGTTGCAATCGAATTTATAGAACCTAGTATGACATCTACAATTTTTACTTGGACAAATAGTGGAAAACTAGCTCCATCCAACGGCTGGTCGCTCCGAGACACTTTTGATAGAAAGAGCTTCAAATATAAATCTCTTAATGGACAAAAT
Encoded proteins:
- the LOC110625541 gene encoding uncharacterized protein C1450.15 — its product is MQEEKKKNKKKSYIAKASTAENSSRSVSALQAFFVHLICGLGLAIALWVAHNFYAINLVSDPSRTLRLIWIVQSPIVTLLYSWFRLDPERCSYLKAVGRGMLALPAGALVNALGAIVLGAPVGIEYLPKTINWSVLMSLCTFVPAASVFGSSWSHWQRMFAHTKPNEPLEYMICIPAHGAVIGAWLGAWPMPLDWERPWQEWPVCVTYGAMTGYLVAMVVSLGFVVVHGRRQNLKRD